Genomic window (Blastocatellia bacterium):
GATTCTTTATTAAAAACCACTTTATACTTGCTAAATAATCTAGTAGCTAACTTCTTATCTATCAATCTATGCCTAAATTGGACAGCAAAAATAAATTTGATTATTGGGATCAAATTTATCAAGAAACTACAATCTCGCCTCGGCTTAATATTTGGCGAGCCTATATGCAAGAGCTTTATTTAGAATTAGTTACAAAATGGATAAATAATTTTGAACAATCACCTTGCCTAAAAACAGATCTTTTTGAGGAAGCTATCACAGAACATAACCTTTTATCTTTTTTTCCTAATGGTAGTGTTGGGCTAGATTGTTCATTATCAATAACTAAGGCAGCTTATAAAAGACTAAAACAGACTCAAAAAGAAGTATTTATAATTAATGCTGATTTGCGAAATATCCCTTTAGAAAACAAAAGCATAAAACATATTTTTTCTGGTTCATCGCTTGATCATTTTCAACACAAACATGAACTTGACGCTAGCTTAAAAGAACTAGCTAGAATCTTAAGTTTAGATGGAACGCTAGTTTTAACTTTAGATAATCCTCATAATCCAGTTATTTGGCTAAGAAATAAATTACCATTTAAGTTATTAAATAAGTTAGGGTTAGTGCCTTATTATGTTGGTGCTACTTTAACTCGGCAAGAGTTATGCAAATCTTTAGAAAACCTAGATTTGGAAATAAAAGAAATTACTGCTATTAGCCATGTTCCTCGCGTTCTAGCAATATTCTTAGTTAGCCTTTTAGAAAAATTAGGTGTAAAATCCCTAGATACACAACTTAGAAAAATTTTTCTGTATTTTGAAAAATTAAACTCTTTGCCAACTCGTTATTTTACTGGCTATTATTTAGCTATCAAGGTAATCAAACCTAGGTCTAATTAGTTACAGATAAAAATATGTCGTTAAAAACATTAAAAATGAAGTTGATGACAACTTTTTATCGACGTGTTCTTTGCTATCGTCGGTCTTTTGCGGTTTCCCAACCAATAAAATTTGATCTATCAATAAAATTTACTCTTTTGACTAAAGAACATTTACCATTGTTAGAAAATTGTTTGTCTGCCAAAGAAATAGCAAACACTAAAAAAAGTTGGGAACGTGGTCATGACTGCTTTGCTTTAATATTAAGTGAAAATGCTCAAGAAAAAATAGCCTCTTTTGGTTGGGTAGCTACTAAAAATCCATTTATTGATTACTTAAATTGCTTTGTAAAACTTGATGATAAAACAGCTTATTTCTATAACCATTATACTTTTCCTGATTACCGAAAATCTGGTTTTCATTTCCAACGAGTTTTAGCAACGCAGTATTATTATCAGGAATTAGGATTTCGACATAGTTTTAGCGTCGTCGCATGGGAAAATTCCGAGGCACTACAAGCAGCAGACAAATTTGGTAAAGATGCAATAGGCGTTTATCATTATTGGCGATTAGGTATAAAAAGCTTATACAAAGCCGAAAGTTGGATATCAGAACCTCTACCAGAGTTGATTAGACAATAATTTATGTTAAACAAAGCATTTAGCCGATTAACATCACTCTATTCTTTATTAAAATCTAAATCTCCTTCAGAATTGGCTATTTACCAAGAAAAGCAATTACAAAAAATAGTCCGTCACGCTTACGAAAATGTGCCTTATTATCAAAAACTTTTCCAACAACACAACATCACGCCTCAAAAAATTAAAACTCTTTCTGATTTGCCTTTAATTCCAATAACCGATAGACCAACAATACAAGCTTGTAAAGCAGAAGAAATTATTGCTAATAGTTTGCAATCTAAGAATTTACTTAGTATTACTACGGGCGGATCATCTGGAATACCGCTAACCGTCTATCGCTCTTGGGTAGAAGAAAG
Coding sequences:
- a CDS encoding methyltransferase domain-containing protein — encoded protein: MPKLDSKNKFDYWDQIYQETTISPRLNIWRAYMQELYLELVTKWINNFEQSPCLKTDLFEEAITEHNLLSFFPNGSVGLDCSLSITKAAYKRLKQTQKEVFIINADLRNIPLENKSIKHIFSGSSLDHFQHKHELDASLKELARILSLDGTLVLTLDNPHNPVIWLRNKLPFKLLNKLGLVPYYVGATLTRQELCKSLENLDLEIKEITAISHVPRVLAIFLVSLLEKLGVKSLDTQLRKIFLYFEKLNSLPTRYFTGYYLAIKVIKPRSN